The proteins below come from a single Streptomyces tubercidicus genomic window:
- a CDS encoding prenyltransferase/squalene oxidase repeat-containing protein, with protein MTSPGRTERLVLPGVLTAEQAARTVAGILATQRTDGAIPWFRGHHLDPWDHTEAAMALDAAGEHERAEAAYDWLVRHQNPDGSWYAAYDDGDAEAPTDRGRETNFCAYLAVGVWHHFLSTGDEAFLDRMWPAVHAATEYVLELQQPGGEIGWKREDDGTPVNDALLTGSSSIYQALRCALALADQREEPQPDWELAVGRLGHAIRSHPERFLDKSRYSMDWYYPILGGAVRGAQARERIDADWEQFVVPGLGVRCVLPNPWVTGGESAELALALWAMGESERAVQILKWMQHLRAEDGMYWTGYVFDDDAIWPRERTSWTAGSLLLAVAALGGDEATTTVFGGEHLPTGLDPDCCR; from the coding sequence GTGACAAGCCCCGGGCGTACCGAACGACTCGTCCTGCCGGGGGTGCTCACCGCCGAGCAGGCCGCCCGCACGGTGGCCGGCATCCTGGCCACCCAGCGGACGGACGGCGCGATCCCCTGGTTCCGGGGCCACCACCTCGATCCGTGGGACCACACCGAGGCCGCCATGGCCCTGGACGCGGCCGGCGAACACGAGCGCGCCGAGGCCGCGTACGACTGGCTGGTGCGGCACCAGAACCCGGACGGGTCCTGGTACGCGGCCTATGACGACGGCGACGCCGAGGCACCCACCGACCGCGGCCGGGAGACCAACTTCTGCGCCTATCTCGCGGTGGGCGTCTGGCATCACTTCCTGTCCACCGGCGACGAGGCGTTCCTCGACCGTATGTGGCCCGCGGTCCATGCCGCGACCGAATACGTCCTGGAGCTCCAGCAGCCCGGCGGCGAGATCGGCTGGAAGCGCGAGGACGACGGCACGCCCGTCAACGACGCGCTGCTGACCGGCTCGTCCTCCATCTACCAGGCGCTGCGCTGCGCGCTGGCGCTCGCCGACCAGCGCGAGGAGCCGCAGCCCGACTGGGAGCTGGCCGTCGGCCGCCTCGGCCATGCGATACGCAGCCACCCCGAGCGGTTCCTGGACAAGTCCCGCTACTCCATGGACTGGTACTACCCGATCCTCGGCGGCGCGGTCCGCGGTGCCCAGGCCCGCGAGCGCATCGACGCGGACTGGGAGCAGTTCGTGGTGCCCGGTCTGGGCGTGCGCTGTGTGCTGCCCAACCCCTGGGTGACCGGCGGCGAGAGCGCGGAACTGGCGCTCGCCCTGTGGGCGATGGGGGAGTCCGAGCGGGCAGTACAGATCCTCAAGTGGATGCAGCACCTCCGCGCCGAGGACGGTATGTACTGGACCGGCTATGTCTTCGACGACGACGCGATCTGGCCACGCGAACGCACCTCCTGGACGGCCGGTTCGCTGCTGCTCGCGGTGGCCGCCCTGGGCGGCGACGAGGCCACCACCACGGTCTTCGGGGGCGAACATCTGCCGACGGGGCTCGACCCGGACTGCTGCCGGTAG